The proteins below come from a single Torulaspora delbrueckii CBS 1146 chromosome 5, complete genome genomic window:
- the UBR2 gene encoding putative ubiquitin-protein ligase UBR2 (similar to Saccharomyces cerevisiae UBR2 (YLR024C); ancestral locus Anc_5.191), with protein sequence MDLNKCRISNVRDFLVHLPRLARYEYDGAVSYVVWKVLDLCMEHGEQGVDWTSFAELLESESWLDGTYKRVLKGSSWREKAVKNARKGNLHAGTMCNRQCFPAETVYYCFTCTMNPLYELCEFCFDKAKHEGHVYTAKIVVRPEGRVCHCGNTSVFKEPHCIDQCRNPLNTVKSENPGASEYDENVVNTVSTLMDYLIDVAVYSNEQDGKASPVECGRQKVDGIAKPETLLTDSKGEIPDSRGESQWALQIDEEDCQMRYMDLAAKISRILNKPAEYAISITEMLESGSPSVTVIKSSDRAKIEAISTRFSNEGAKNHIRETRDTFKRDLVDDLVYWFYVLMINETTSLQTKKAVRLSILNAWQSGLSVIRHPATGRSPFIAKINLLGGFLVSYEQREIFPWFNPWQFTNTEDPMVMNVMSNYDKRLANTNVLNNVLRYHPFHGSRFQYFLTASPDFLSRSARYRMLKIVCSLFTIMDPSRQCLAAQYLDIYLAVLYSTVASDNTGFKVSLMGTLSQYTFQDPETANLAIRRGFIQRILRFAFNLMAFTSEDLMTYLPIPLYYGCKLPSESIKNRRTIICFKDICIVMSTNTIPQTLLEDDNVLIAITESFAEFNKILPLKRETSEHVEFENFDFSSYYFFFSSILIMTDGYVRSVSLISDLEARRKIVVKLINIAMEKEFELLIQFRRSTSASSLKEPSQSDGTEQQLPLVKEKICNHICQIINFQVGVDTQNFFNPMAYLFKFILQWSLCGRYVPLPEHLRNYIDFTALFSDKSKALYVSESALSTLVLLGQINVGFWVRNGTPITHQARMYTKYSMREFTYMSDIFNVQFSMATADPNEFMVTFLARWGLKHWANGFPMGDYPDFETTVAVVNQCFVLLVQLLTETKSLTVVSSVDGFQKTLRAEIIHALCFRNCTYSQIMNSIPEHITKHAAFDLYLEEYTNFTPPSGLTDCGVYSLKAEYKGEVDPYYVAMSPNKRYEVEKNIRMTMAVREKMAYEDTFIPAKRVADALKSTPYCNLFAISSADTFGTFLKNTLDHIKKFECESILPTIVHLIHLCVVNNLNGFMKIFWHEFGSMDAEFCYYHSIGSVLYDFLLHDGFSQVHGKIREIFRYLGKAAPHVDVNSFLREQVPSFSTEVLWSSNSMKNGKDGEFERKKALANLRKKKMMKKLAKQQLQFMGNHSLTTSDEESCKESSADSVSNQQVGWELCEDPCVFCKMPSAEDVFVYFSYQEENICEHEEDFIEGAYSRKIGSSSAGQQCQPFSEHKRVGKTRQAPVLRTCGHGSHISCLANHMKSIRTIHNQTTKNVPFAFGFGLMYCPLCNGLCNSFLPQLPRTYYRGANTTCEGKGSALPHEPSPLLLSTAVKAARIFQDLVREPNKADNGLVDVINRLLANTTRNVELASRPESGGYLMGISNQKSLALQLLLTLRDVLKKENLDPSPSTDVLLNWDSFVSGNVDCDLLITGSELVDLRAAAGNEESEMEQNKWRICIKEVLKRKIYQDILVLAKEMIKLDFYEDKLADAPWNAEESQSNGPENEKSLIMNMFREVVRCLDPKVREVTRYASFGNYIYQLLIQSLTVFLKRLCVVFHGRYAANATCKIPSSYARALEYLLSRLDLAPMEDLVRDFHHEDFAHVLDLTKKSLSTDGADGVANKLDNLSFTCAEAIKLIDLPESLSEFFSSEDDNIKHRALKDDIAICLFCGKRCQIQRAVALHHYAIGACTNHVINECPVISTYGVFLLIRSNAIHLSYGQKGSFYPAPYLHKHGEPDEDFKYNSPVYLDRSRYEHLKNGVILENMIPHIVFRLTDNNSDLGGWETM encoded by the coding sequence ATGGACTTGAATAAATGCAGGATTAGCAATGTTAGAGACTTCTTGGTGCACCTGCCGCGATTAGCAAGGTATGAGTACGATGGGGCAGTGAGTTATGTGGTTTGGAAAGTCCTGGATCTTTGCATGGAACATGGGGAGCAAGGCGTGGATTGGACGTCTTTCGCTGAGTTGTTAGAGAGTGAGAGTTGGCTCGATGGGACTTATAAACGTGTGTTAAAGGGCTCTTCCTGGAGGGAGAAAGCGGTAAAAAATGCGAGGAAGGGCAATCTGCATGCCGGAACTATGTGCAATCGACAGTGTTTCCCTGCAGAGACCGTTTACTACTGTTTCACTTGCACTATGAATCCATTGTACGAGTTGTGTGAGTTCTGTTTTGACAAGGCCAAACACGAGGGCCATGTTTATACTGCTAAGATAGTGGTGAGACCTGAGGGCAGGGTGTGTCATTGTGGGAACACTTCTGTGTTTAAGGAGCCACACTGTATTGACCAGTGCCGAAACCCACTAAACACTGTGAAGTCGGAGAACCCTGGGGCGAGCGAGTACGATGAAAACGTCGTAAATACTGTGAGTACATTGATGGATTACTTGATAGATGTGGCTGTTTACTCAAATGAGCAAGATGGAAAGGCTAGCCCGGTCGAATGCGGCAGACAGAAAGTGGATGGCATCGCCAAACCAGAAACGCTTTTAACAGATTCAAAAGGTGAAATACCAGATTCAAGAGGAGAAAGCCAATGGGCATTACAAATAGACGAAGAGGATTGTCAAATGCGCTATATGGATTTGGCCGCTAAGATTAGCAGAATTCTGAACAAACCGGCGGAGTATGCAATAAGCATAACGGAGATGCTGGAGAGCGGTTCTCCGTCTGTCACAGTGATCAAGTCATCTGATCGTGCAAAGATCGAAGCCATCTCCACAAGGTTCTCCAATGAGGGAGCTAAGAATCATATCAGAGAGACGAGGGATACTTTTAAGAGAGATTTGGTCGATGATCTAGTTTACTGGTTCTACGTTCTAATGATCAACGAGACAACTTCCTTGCAAACCAAGAAAGCTGTGCGGTTGTCCATTCTTAATGCCTGGCAATCTGGACTATCAGTGATAAGGCATCCAGCTACTGGCCGCAGCCCGTTCATTGCCAAGATCAATCTTCTAGGAGGATTTTTGGTTTCGTATGAGCAGAGAGAAATCTTCCCATGGTTCAATCCGTGGCAGTTTACAAATACTGAAGATCCGATGGTGATGAACGTGATGTCGAACTATGATAAGAGACTTGCCAATACTAATGTTCTGAATAATGTCTTGCGATATCATCCTTTCCATGGCTCTAGATTTCAGTACTTCCTCACAGCATCACCAGATTTTCTATCAAGATCTGCTAGGTACAGGATGCTAAAAATCGTTTGCTCTTTGTTCACAATAATGGATCCATCAAGGCAGTGCCTTGCGGCTCAGTACCTCGACATATATTTAGCTGTCTTGTACAGCACGGTCGCATCAGATAACACTGGTTTCAAAGTATCTCTGATGGGGACTCTTTCTCAATACACATTTCAAGACCCTGAAACCGCTAACCTCGCCATAAGACGCGGTTTCATTCAGCGCATTTTGCGATTCGCATTTAATCTAATGGCATTTACTTCGGAAGATCTAATGACATACCTTCCGATTCCACTTTACTATGGCTGCAAGTTACCAAGTGAAAGTATAAAGAATAGGAGGACTATAATttgtttcaaagatatttGCATTGTGATGTCAACGAATACTATCCCTCAAACATTGcttgaggatgataatgTGTTGATAGCAATCACTGAATCGTTCGCTGAATTTAACAAAATACTACCACTCAAACGAGAAACGTCAGAGCATGTGGAATTCGAGAATTTTGACTTTTCCTCTTactacttcttcttttcatccATATTAATAATGACAGATGGCTATGTTCGCAGCGTTTCATTGATATCGGACCTTGAAGCTCGTCGAAAGATCGTCGTAAAGCTCATAAACATCGCAATGGAGAAGGAGTTCGAGCTACTTATTCAATTTCGCCGCTCAACTTCTGCAAGCTCTCTGAAAGAGCCGAGTCAAAGCGACGGAACTGAGCAGCAACTCCCATTAGTAAAGGAGAAGATTTGCAATCACATTTGTCAAATAATAAACTTTCAAGTTGGTGTTGATACAcagaattttttcaatCCCATGGcatatttgttcaaatttatTCTTCAGTGGAGTCTATGTGGTAGATATGTCCCATTGCCGGAGCACTTGAGAAATTACATCGATTTCACAGCGCTTTTTAGTGATAAGTCCAAGGCACTGTACGTTTCGGAATCTGCATTATCAACGCTAGTCCTTTTGGGCCAAATCAACGTAGGGTTTTGGGTGCGAAACGGAACCCCGATTACCCATCAAGCGCGGATGTACACAAAGTACAGCATGCGAGAGTTTACCTATATGAGTGATATTTTTAACGTACAGTTCAGTATGGCTACAGCTGATCCCAATGAGTTTATGGTGACATTTTTGGCAAGATGGGGGCTCAAACATTGGGCGAACGGCTTTCCTATGGGTGATTATCCCGACTTTGAAACTACGGTTGCAGTGGTAAACCAATGCTTTGTTCTTCTAGTGCAATTATTGACCGAAACGAAATCTTTGACAGTTGTATCATCGGTCGATGGGTTCCAAAAGACCTTACGCGCTGAAATTATTCATGCCCTGTGTTTCAGGAACTGTACTTACTCACAGATCATGAATTCGATTCCGGAACATATTACAAAGCATGCGGCCTTTGACCTATACTTAGAGGAGTATACGAACTTCACTCCTCCCTCCGGTCTGACAGATTGCGGTGTATATTCGTTGAAGGCAGAATACAAAGGCGAAGTTGATCCCTATTACGTGGCAATGTCGCCTAACAAACGATATGAGGTAGAGAAGAATATCAGGATGACTATGGCTGTCAGGGAAAAGATGGCTTATGAAGATACATTCATACCCGCCAAGAGAGTTGCCGACGCCCTCAAGTCAACACCATATTGCAATCTGTTTGCTATTTCATCCGCTGATACGTTTGGGACTTTCCTAAAGAACACCTTGGACCATATAAAAAAGTTTGAATGTGAGAGTATCCTCCCAACTATAGTCCATTTGATTCATCTTTGCGTTGTGAACAACCTGAACGGCTTCATGAAGATATTTTGGCATGAATTTGGGTCTATGGACGCTGAATTTTGCTATTATCATAGCATTGGTTCGGTCTTGTACGACTTCCTGCTCCATGATGGCTTCTCTCAGGTTCACGGTAAGATTCGAGAAATTTTCAGATACCTTGGTAAAGCAGCACCCCATGTGGACGTCAACAGCTTCTTGAGGGAACAGGTTCCATCTTTCAGCACAGAAGTGTTATGGTCGTCGAACtcaatgaaaaatggtaAAGATGGAGAATTCGAGAGAAAGAAAGCGCTAGCAAATCttagaaagaagaaaatgatgaagaaattagCCAAGCAACAACTGCAATTTATGGGCAATCACAGTCTTACAACTAgcgatgaagaaagctgcAAGGAATCTTCCGCGGATTCGGTCTCGAATCAACAAGTTGGCTGGGAGCTTTGCGAAGATCCATGTGTGTTCTGCAAAATGCCTTCGGCAGAAGACGTTTTTGTCTACTTTTCTTATCAAGAGGAGAACATATGTGAGCATGAGGAAGATTTTATTGAAGGCGCTTACAGCCGTAAGATCGGCTCGAGTTCAGCTGGTCAACAATGTCAGCCATTTTCTGAACACAAGCGAGTAGGAAAGACTCGTCAAGCTCCGGTTCTGAGAACATGCGGGCATGGTTCTCACATCTCATGCTTGGCGAATCATATGAAATCAATTCGAACAATTCATAACCAGACAACCAAGAATGTTCCCTTTGCGTTCGGATTCGGATTAATGTATTGCCCACTATGCAACGGGCTTTGTAATTCCTTTTTACCTCAATTGCCCAGGACTTACTATCGAGGTGCGAATACCACTTGCGAAGGTAAAGGTTCAGCATTACCTCATGAGCCATCTCCTTTACTGCTCTCCACTGCTGTCAAAGCTGCCagaatctttcaagacttgGTCAGAGAGCCAAACAAAGCTGACAACGGACTGGTCGATGTCATAAACCGTCTTTTGGCCAATACAACCCGCAATGTCGAACTGGCTTCGAGACCAGAAAGTGGTGGTTATTTGATGGGCATTTCCAACCAAAAATCACTGGCCTTGCAACTTCTATTGACATTGAGAGACGTATTAAAAAAAGAAAACCTCGATCCAAGCCCCTCGACGGATGTTTTATTGAATTGGGATAGTTTTGTTTCTGGAAATGTCGATTGCGATCTACTTATCACCGGAAGTGAACTAGTTGATTTGCGAGCTGCCGCAGGAAACGAAGAATCAGAAATGGAACAAAATAAGTGGAGGATTTGCATCaaagaagttttgaagagaaagatttacCAGGATATCTTAGTGCTAGCGAAGGAAATGATCAAGCTTGACTTTTATGAGGACAAGTTAGCGGATGCCCCGTGGAACGCTGAAGAAAGCCAAAGCAACGGCCctgaaaatgaaaagagTCTAATAATGAACATGTTCAGAGAAGTTGTGCGTTGCTTGGATCCCAAGGTGCGAGAAGTAACAAGATATGCCTCTTTTGGTAATTACATCTATCAGCTATTGATCCAGTCATTGACAGTCTTTCTCAAGAGATTATGTGTCGTATTCCATGGGCGCTATGCTGCAAACGCGACCTGCAAAATTCCTTCTTCGTATGCAAGGGCGTTGGAGTATCTACTTTCTCGTCTTGACTTGGCTCCTATGGAAGATTTAGTACGTGACTTTCACCATGAAGACTTTGCACACGTACTCGACCTAACCAAAAAAAGCTTGTCCACTGATGGAGCTGATGGCGTTGCTAACAAATTGGATAATCTATCCTTTACATGCGCTGAAGCGATAAAATTAATCGATCTTCCGGAATCTTTGTCAGAATTCTTTTCATCCGAAGACGACAACATAAAGCATCgtgctttgaaggatgacATTGCCATTTGCTTGTTCTGTGGTAAGCGTTGTCAGATTCAAAGAGCTGTCGCGCTGCACCATTACGCCATAGGAGCGTGTACGAATCATGTAATAAACGAGTGTCCAGTGATTTCAACCTATGGAGTATTCCTTCTCATCAGAAGCAACGCTATCCATCTGTCATACGGCCAAAAGGGCTCCTTCTATCCCGCTCCATATTTACACAAGCATGGTGAACCGGacgaagatttcaagtACAATTCACCCGTTTATCTAGACAGGTCGAGGTACGAACATCTAAAGAATGGGGTCATCCTTGAAAACATGATCCCCCATATAGTTTTCAGACTCACTGATAACAATTCCGACTTAGGCGGCTGGGAAACTATGTAA